The DNA region TGGGCCCAAatacaagtgtccttataagacaaAGGCAGAGGGAAATTATGCATAGAAGAAGGGAAAGtaatgtgaccacagaggcagagataagGGTGATGTGGCCATAAGCCACGAAATGCTAAAAGCCACCAAAGCTGAAGAgtcaaggaacagattctcccctagaacctcTAAAGCAAGTGTAGCCCTGTTGATAACCTTGATTTGGGCCCTTGATACTAACTTTAGAATTCCGGcttccaaaaatgtaaaagaataaatttctactgttttaagccactaagtttattAGAAGAGGcacaggaaacaaatacatatatgtaacatCCCTGACCCTGAAACACAtcattctctttttccatttttccttcactGCACTTAACTATCTTCTAACATGCCATGTAATGActttatttccttaattctttGCCTCCCACCATTAATGTGTAATCTCCAAGAAAGCagggatttttatgttttgttcactTCCTTATAGGCACTAGCTTCCATGCCTACAACCACACATGGCATATAACAGGTATTCAGTGGTTCTTGAATAAATAATAGTTGGAAAAGAAAGGGTGGGGGAAAGCAGATGAACATGTTTGAGAAAGATTGTTTAATTCAGAATTAACTAAGTTTTAAAGCCAAAATTCAGGGGCATGTGGGcagctcactcagttaagcatacaacttcagctcaggtcatgagttcatggctcttgagttcaagccccacctctggctctgtgctgacagctcagaggctggagcctgcttcggattctgtgtctcccactgtctctgcccctcccccgcttgtgttctgtctctgtctctctcactctctcaaaaacgaataaacattaaaaacaaaaaataaagcccttttttcttttaatgtttatttatttttgagacagtgagagacagagcatgaacgggggagggtcagagagacagggaggcacagaatccgaagcaggctccaggcccgacacggggctcgaactcacggaccgtgagatcatgacctgagccgaagtcagacgttcaaccgactgagccacccagctacgcCTAAagcccttcttttaaaaaaataaaataaaaaataaaaaaataaagccaaaattcAAACCCAGAGCAGAGAGGCAGTCACTGTTAGGGGACCCAGgagattaaagaaaagaatgtcagttaagcgtttgacttcatcttaggtaatgatcttgtggttcatgagtttgagccccgtgtcgggctctgtgctgacagctcagagcctggagcctcttcagattctgtgtttccctctctctctgctactgccccatttccattctgtgtctctgtctctctctctcaaacaatgaatgaacattaaaaaaaaaaaagtccttctgctttaaagaaataaaatacagaggaaCAGTTATGAAGAAAGCAAGCAGAGAAAGACTCAAAGTTGAAGAGCTTCAcctcatgaaaagaaaaaggaaatttcttaTTGTGATGGGAAAAACGGCATAAGCCCATTTTCCTTAAGGAAGACACgaaattaaaagaaatgctaACTTCCCCCTTAGACTTTAATCTATAAGTTACTTTCACATTTACCAAGAATAAATGTTCCAAATCAAAATACATGGTCCTGTTGTATacctaaggaaaaataattatgctCTTTGGACTACAGAGTTTGTTATGTTAACCTAATAATACTAAGAATACATTAGGGCCACTTAtcacatatatgtaaattatctTTCAAGCTTATGAACACTATTTTGGATAATTATAAAAATCCATGAGATAACTGCTAGTGTGAaaatttaataacttaaaaatttaactGCACAACAGTACAATATAGTTTGGTGTAAAAGAACTAGCAACAGTCTACCATGTGGCTACAGCCTTGGAGTTAGAAGCTATAAAATGCCTGTGttacactctcaacaatagccaaattatggaaagagcctaaatgtccatcaagtgatgaatggataaagaaattgtggtttatatacacaatggaatactacgtggcaatgagaaaaaatgaaatatggccttttgtagcaacatggatggaactggagagtgtgatgctaagtgaaataagccatacagagaaagacagataccatatggtttcactcttatgtggatcctgagaaacataacagaaacccatgggggaggggaaggaaaaaaaaaaaaaagaggttagagtgggagagagccaaagcataagagactgttaaaaactgagaacaaactgagggttgatggggggtgggagggagggcagggtgggtgatgggtattgaggagggcaccttttgggatgagcactgggtgttgtatggaaaccaatttgacagtaaatttcatatattaaaaaataaaaaaaaaataaaataaaataaataaataaataaaatgcctgtGTTAGTCTGTTAGGGCTGCCATTACAAAATCACATAGACTGCATGACTTCAActacagaaacttattttttcacagttttagAGACTGTTAGTCCAAGACTGAGGTCCGACAGGGTCAGTTTCTGAAGagagctctctttctggcttatAGAAAGTCACCTTCTCAaagtatcctcacatggcagagagagtgcaagctctcggctgtctcttttttttttcaattttgttttaatgtttatttatttttgagagagagacagagcacaagcaggggaggggcagaaagatggggaaacagaatccgaagcaggctctgggctctgagctgttagcacagagcccgatgtgggacttgaacccatgaactgtcgtgacctgagccgaagtcagatgctcaactgactgagccacccaggtgttcctctgctgtctcttcttataaagacactagtCTCATTGGAGCAGAGGGCCAATCTTATGACCTcattaaccttaattacctctgtaGAGGTTCCAGCCacattgagggttagggcttcaacagatgaatttggggagggTGTGGGTACATATTCAGCCCATTAACAATGCTTGATATAATTTCTGGTAGTTAAGAGACTAACCTGGTCTCTTTGCaacaaagcactttttaaaatagttatttctgacaattttctttaaacacaacacacattttttgtttgttttgctttcattttcttctttactctgAAAATAGAGAAGAGATAAGACTgacatatctataaataaatcaacaatcAGTGAAGGACTTGAGAGGGAAAAGAGGTAAAAGAAGCAGCGACAATGTTAGCCTAGAGAAGGGAGTTGACCTTATTCTTCCACTCCAGTATCTAATAGTGGCCTGCAGAAGGAAAGCACTTAGTGGACAGGAGTTTGctgaatgaaagggaaaaaggatggaaggaaagcacagaagagaaatgaaaggaagtATGCAGAATATGCAAAACACAagcaactgatttttttgttgttgttaatgttgcACTGGAAACCATAAATCCAAGAAagcaaaatcaagtcagatactTACCGCTTTAACCATACTCAACTTTTCATTTGTAATCTGTTCTGTATACTTTCTATATGCTGCATTTTTAGGAATTTGCTCAAGAACATCAAGAATCTTTGTGTACAGTATTCTTAGCCtctgaaaagacaaatcacataCGTTTCCAGTTTAAAATATCATCAGATTTAATAGAACACTTTAAAGtctcatgaattatttttaaaaacctcacttCTGATTTTTACAAAGCATTTAACTCTTCTTTGCTACAATTGCTTCATGTCTGTGCCCTATAAAACCATCCCCTTTAAAACTATGAGTATAGTGAACACTTGAACAATGCTGGGGTTATGGGGTCAATCCCTGTCACGGTTGAAAATCCACAcagaacttttgactccccagaaaCTTGACTACTCATAGCCTACTactgactggaagccttaccaataacataaacagttaacacacattttgtatgttgtatgtgtcatatattgtattcttacaataaagttaagctagagaaaagaaaatgttattaagaaaatcatcaggaaaatataattacagtactgcactgtatttattgaaaaaaatctgcatataagtagacccatgcagttcaaacctgtattgTTCGAGCGTCAACTGTACAAATATGGATAGTTTTCATGCTCCATGAACAAAAGTTGTATATAAGTTAAAGGTATAATAACAAGTAAGAATAAAACTGCATCCTAACTTATTGTTAATGATCTATTTGAAAATCAACTCATTTACTAAATCATTATTTCTCAATTTGAGATCCTAAGCACTCAAATTCAGATTTTCCCCCCCAagttttcttatttgaatttctgtagaaaaaaaaatacaggggcatctgggtggctcagtcagcaaagctcttgatttcagctcagatcaggatctcatcatcgtgagatcaagacccccatcaggctctgtgctggatgtggagcctgcttgagattcattcattcattctttctctctctctctctcctccccccttaCATTATTTTAGATAACTCCCTATATGCGTAAAATATGCAATGCTTATCAGGATGATCAAATTTAACTAAATGTAATCATGATATTTCAGCTTTATAACGACTGAGTCGGTACCATGTTAATGAAGATTTCACCACAAGCTTAATAGAGAAAAGGAGCAAGAGAACTGAGTCACTGCACAGCACATATTGAAGCACAGTGAACTTAAAGTTCACAAACAGTGGTTAGTAGTAAAGTCACATGGTAAGAAGTCGTTAAGCAGATCCTGACTCATGACAGTTCATAAATAACAAGTATaatcataaatatacatacataattattttttatttccttgtatttaatttgaaattttagtttAATTGTATAAAATCGATAGGTACTAATACCTACttctatttgtatatattcacaatatacatatgaataaacaaataaacaaaacttgaGGGCCtctaattgtttttcttaaaaaataatctgcatATTTagacattatttatatatttgaatatgatGTCCCATAATAGAGGGTATTTTTAATTATACTAATTTAGACCTTGTCAGATAACATATAATCCAAATTATGTGTGGGTTTTTACCCTCATCTCTTCTTAATTTTAGCAAAGGATATGGCAATAGAAAGGCGTGATAAGAGACTTGGGTTCTAAAAGGGAGATGTTAATAATACCCGCTTCAGGGGTTGTTGTGTAACTTAACAGTACCAGGCACACATTAACTTTCAGTACGtgttagcattattattattctgttgGAGGAAGTCACTTCAGCAGATATCAGAGAAAAGGTTCAAGAAAAAGCAGCATCTGAGACAGACCTGGAGAAACGGTAGGACTTGGACACTTAAAGATGTAGAAAAAAGCAATCTTACACATAGAATACACACAAAGGATTGAatagcaggaaaaaaaggaacataataAGTATACAGTTGTATTTTTCTTGAACTATGCTATCCAGTAAGGTAGTTACTGGCCAAATATGGCTACTGaccacttgaaatgtggctagtctgaaaTACGATGTGCTGTAAATGTAAACATACAGTGGACTTTGAAAATctagtataaaaatataaaatattactttttatatCGAATATATACCGAAATATTTTGACTATGTTAGATAAAATATGTtgttagtttttacatttttctttttaaaaaaaagtgactcccagaaaatgtaaaattacaaacATGGCTTACATTTataattcatattatatttttattggacagcCTGTGACTAGAATACAGAACACATAGGAAATGTTTAGGAGATAAAGTTAGAGAAAAACTGAGTCAGACTGTAAGTGGTTTTGTGTGCCACATTAAAGCATTTGGGATTATTCTGTGGGCAATTAAATGATTTAGGAAAATTATATGATTAGATTTGTGTTCCAGGAAACTTAACCTGTAGTAGTGACTTAAAGGACTCaatggaggagaaaaaggcagaaaggcCAGCAGGATAGTTGCTGTAATTGTCTACACATAAGGGAATAAAGAGGTAAGACTGGAGAGCTATTACAGAAAAGGATCAACAGAACTTGTCGCTGAAATAAACATGAGGGAAGATCCAGGGAAAAGAGAAGTACCAACTGTGATGTCCAGCTCCAGCCTGGAGAGTAGGAAGATTCATCATCATCAGGAAAAATAGAGTCCACagtaaaagaaatagatttaGAAAGGGAAAACCAGGAGTTCAGTTTTAGACAATAATGAGCCATTATCAACTCATAATTAAGACATTCATCCAACAAACCTTATGTTTTCTGAGCACATACCATGTGCTAGTTAGTCACAGCTCTAGCAGTgaacaaatggaatgaaaaatccctgccttcacaAAAATCTGCCTTCTAATAGAGAGCCAATGAGCAGGATAAATTAGTAGAATACAGTATGTAGAATCGTGATCTGGAGGGCCTCTGTTAGGACTCTTTTAGAGTGAAATTgaaagccactggagggttttgaaAAGTGACATGACCTGACTCACGAGCAGGCTGACTCTAGCTTGGGTGAAAAAAGACCAAACTGAAACGGTGACAAGAAGCAAGAGGCAGTTAGGAAGCAAATGCAATTATCCACAGCTTGATGATGGTAGCTGAGAATATGGTAGTAGCAGAGGAGATAGTGAGAAGTACTCAAAATCTGGATACGTTAAAAGTAAAAACCCAAAGGATTTAATGAAGTACTAAATGTGGGgcgtaaacaaaagaaaaaaattaaacatgatttcaaggtttttgACCTGCGTGACTGCAAGAATGGAACTGTCATTCATTGAGGTGAGCAAGCCTGCGAGAAGAAGAGGTTTGAAGGAGAAGAATAAGAAGCCAATTTTGGACATTACGTTTGGGTTGCATGTCtgacatccaagtggagatgtccACTAAGCAATTAAATATACAAGACTCTCATAAAGAGAGGTCAGTGATCcacaaaaaaatctaagaattatCAGTGTATTGGTGGTATTTAAAACCACTCAGTTGGGTCCAGACAAGGAGACGCATATAAATAGAGAAAAGTCTGAAGAAGTCCCAAGAACCAAGTCTTAACACTCCCAAATTTGTAAGTGGGATACGAGAAACGACCAGAAAAGGAGAAGGCAAAAAgaataagaggagaaaaacaaaaaaaaaaacccaggatatTGAGGTGGCCCCAAGCACAAAGTGCTAGATGAAGACAGTACCCAATGTGACAAGTGCTGTTACTGGGTCAATTAAGATGAGAAAGGAGAGCTGACCGTTGGATTTAGCAGCAAAGAAATACTGACCTTGCAAAGAGCAGTTCTAGCCAAGTCTGAGTGGAGTGTGTTCACAGGGGAATAAGAGAAATTGGAGACAGTTAAGTACAGATTAAGTCTTTCGAGTTATCtataaggaggagaaaaatggGGTGATTACTGAAGCGAGGAAAAGGAT from Panthera leo isolate Ple1 chromosome A2, P.leo_Ple1_pat1.1, whole genome shotgun sequence includes:
- the NDUFA5 gene encoding NADH dehydrogenase [ubiquinone] 1 alpha subcomplex subunit 5 isoform X1, producing the protein MAHYCLKLNSWFSLSKSISFTVDSIFPDDDESSYSPGWSWTSQLRLRILYTKILDVLEQIPKNAAYRKYTEQITNEKLSMVKAEPDVKKLEDQLQGGQLEEVILQAENELSLARKMIQWKPWEPLVEEPPANQWKWPI